The genomic interval CTCTAAAATTCATTTTTTCAAATCCAAGCAGAAGGGTAAAAGACTAAATGGGCTCAAGGGAGTCGCCATTTTCTGCAGCGAATATTAAACTCAGAAGACGAGTAATTGCACTGGAGGATGTGGTAAATTATTTGTATGGTAGAAATGGCGACCCCTGGTGGTTACTTAAAGCAGCATTTCTTTGTTTAGCCAAATGAAACAAATATGAAAGAGCACAGGAACACACTCATTAACCAGCCCTCAGCTCTgggcttaaaggctaagcaccagctatatgaaagtgtcaaacaaataaatacagtggaattacagttcctaacttgtgtttattgatagtcagaaaacgtgttatttcttactaattcaagaaataaggtttaaaagaccgttgccccccaacggtgttcggaaactctaataggtctcttgcctgtgacgtagatggtaggcaacaactctagaagtaccacttaatttaatgcaaaatgacgaaaaggtgtgttgtttttggtctGCAATAATTCAGTGTACAGTGGGACACCTGTtcacaaatggcccaaaatatccagaaaatggactaaatttgtcaactttaaacgggcattttggaaaggaccatccgctcactccgttatctgtagctcatttcactggcgcttttccaacaatatgggcatgtaaggacaccaacgaaaggtgttcaagagcctctgtaacatggaggtaaacagggtaaggacactcacttcgcctgttttagttggtgttagttaacgttagcttgacttgctaaactcggtggctcagattatactcggctacgtagctgcattacggaggtttatagtgtcggatgaattcgacttcgatcacatttacaggaataacggtacctctaaatttgagtttagctcaTTGcgaggctattgtcatgaataatgttggttatttagctatcgctagatactgtcataacagtcagtcataacggtgttttaccgcggcgttgttcagctgttgtccaccagtgacgtcacggttgtgttcaagaatttccgtagcgagctcgggtttttccgtcaatttaataaaattgtcagttttaaagcacattaagctgctattttcattttaattcatacttatatctgtcagtaactaaaataatgtgaaatattcatggaggtccattaagcggtgcttagcctttaactctGATGAACAGCCctttggttcctatcaccaccactgtaaagaaactGGAATGTTTATTTTACCATCAATCaattcacatcaaaccactggGTGAATTACGCAGGATATTTTCAGTAATTcagactttttttcttttaataagcTATCTTTATTAGGACTTTAAAACATGTTACATTTCTCTTAAAGTACAATATAAATGAATTGCATAGATCTTTTCAGGTTTATGAAACACATTTGCTATTTACCCTTAATTTAACACAAACTGACAAATCAAATGTTTATGACCAATAGTTTTGATCTAGTAATTCATCACGATTGTGCCAAAACCTTTtgggttttctttgtttgttgctGTTCTTGATTTTTCTCAAGCTCTTTTTGTGCAATATGAGAACTAGTGACCTTTTGTGCTGTACATTCCATGAGTAACggctgaaaaaaatatttcaaaatcatttttaaatgacaaggacattttccttctcctttaaacTTAATATTTTGCAGATAAGCGGTTTCATtctgacagcaacaatatgttgTAACCCACTGATCCAGAAGAATACTGAGACATGAGGTTTAATCTGTTATTCTCCTGTTGGAGCAGGGCATACTACTGTCCACAATTCATTTGCACTGAAGCATAAACAATAAATCGCACAGATTTCTCTCAGCCATGCGTCTACTCTGTCTTCTATCCAAAAGACAAGTTAAGACAGCGGCTGTGTTTATGATGGAAGACTGCTCTCAGTGGCGTTTACCCAGCACCATACATAAAGATGAAACAAAATCTAAGGTAAACCTAAAGGCAGAGGTGGACATGGCCTACTTTAAAGGGAGGAACGTTTTAGTCATTATTATACTTCATGGAAAATGTCTTAAAACATTATGCTATCTGTAAGTTGTGCACTGGAATGTGCCTTAAGGGTTACTGCAATCTACTTCATATAACCCTGAGTGTTGAaggagtggagataagagaCGTGTGGTGGTACGTTCACAGGAgatactttttaaaaagaaaaaaagctccCTCTAGtgcaattcatttttacagcactgtactgaaattaatGGGGAGTGGGGGAggagtttcctaccctcctccagaagttacataatTTAGCTTCTGTAGTGTTGAGCCTGGAGTAGTGACTAGAGGGTTATATTCTCCCAAATACTGGTTTCAGTAGAACATCATGATtgctgaagctgtaattttaaagtaaagatATTACTTGGTGTTTATTTCAGCTGAGTTTGGAAacattattttttctctttccacattaaattatgcAGCAGTTTCATGTAACTTTAGTGTGGAGaagaaaatgtgaataaaagtcTGGCGCACAAGTGGGTATTCTCCCTCAAACACATGAATAGCTCGTTAAAATAGATTGAACTGAATAGAGCTGATGTTTCAGTGACACTACGGATTGCGGAGTGTTTTTTTAGAAGCTTTCACATTTCACAGTGCTCTTGTGGTTTCTGGCCAATTTCCACCCCTGCCTCCTAGTGAAGGAAAGTCATATTAAACTCATTGCTCCGAGAACTTTCTCAAGAGTATTTGCTCATGTGGAAAACAGGAGAAAGAACCTTCATTATGAGTGTGTTTGCATTCAAGAAGGTTTAAGATTTGTAACGTTCAGATCTTGTACCCCACAAAGGTTCTTACAGTTCACAGTGATCACAGGATCATTCAACATTCATCATGTTGCTCTAAACATGACAGAAAAGTGCGCTTTATAACATGTCATAATGTTCCAGTTGAACCACTGTGTAAACTTCACACATCTTTGGAAGATCCAGCAGTTTGCACAGCTGGATTTTCATTGCATAGAGAGTACAGAGACCTCATACCGGGAtcagaggaaaataaaagaTATACAGTCATTCACAGCTATGTGGAGTGGCAGAAAGTTCCAGAGCTGCATCATTCCTTGAGCTTGTTCTCCAGAAAGTCTTGAATCTTGCTCAGGTTCTCTTCCTGTTGCCCCAGAGCCTCCAGTAAAATGCCCATGGGCGTTTTCTTCAGTCCTGCGCTCTCCATCTTGTTCTCCAGCTTGTTCTTCATGTTGCGCAGACGCAGAGAGGCATGAGCGAATatcactggagaaaaaaaaatgaagaggaTTGCAAATGACTGCATTTTTCTTTTGGACCCTATGAAAATATGTAGAAAGATAACATTCAAATTAATAACAGTGTTGCATAGTGCAATGGATAATACTGCTGCACTCCACAGCCCAGTAGAACAGGGTTCGAAGGCCAGCTCAAGCAGGAACAGGATAGGACACCCTAGAGCAGCTGACGAGACCAAGGCCTCCATGACCAATGCCAGGCCTAAAGGGCTTTAAAGCCCCTAGTATTTGGACTCTACTAGtttgaactgtgttctccagagagatggagctccattctgTACCTTTTTTCATTAAGTCTTCATGTCTGACTGCAATCTAACTGATaagttccagcatctagtgtaaagcattATTGCAGTAATGTGGGGTGTGGGGGCATAACAAACTACCAGCTATTACCCTTGATTACAGAAGAATGACCAGGTTTCAAAATGGTTTTCTATGTAGATCTGTGGCCTAAAATTACTTAAGTGCTAAGAACACTAGTGCTAAgcatttttaaaggaacactatgtaaaattACCGTTTCTAAATGATTGTAATGTTcctctgagctgtaatagggagaatgcAGTCATAATACTTTAGGGCACGTAGCTCACAGGTGGATGGTTGTGTAGgtacaagaagaatctagctctGTATTCCTGGTACAAACattatatgagagagagagagagagagagagagagagagagagagagagagagagtacaagagttaatacaggactgaatttacacagtagagtgagctgaaacagacctgAGGACACAAGCTGGAGCAGTATTTGTTGCCCTTTTTTCATGTGTTGCGGTGATAGTTAGAGATAATTTTGTTGacaaaagtgttataatcagtttctgagagttactgagcagtgagccagggtttgcagctgctaactttagccggattagctcacGGTAGACATCCATTTTGGTCATAAGTGCTTTTCGCTGGATTAAATTGGATTAAATGACTGAAGTTACACTTTGTGTtggtggaacccaagctttgttgaggacagtgttataatctGGTTTTGAGAATTAATGATGAACGAGGGCGAgtgctaactttagccagattagctcAGTTTTTAAGCACTGGACATCAACTCTGGTAACGAGTGCTTTACTGTCAGTTGCTGTGGTTATAACAGCTAGtgtaccaccaaagttacaaTTTATGGATGTAATAACACAGTAAAGTGTGTATTATGAGggatatatgggttttatcttgtagtcaacattattttattagatTACACAAATTCCCCGGCTCAACATCAGCTGAAGCCCAGAGAGATGTTCGCTActtttgtaaacatcactcgatgagagagagagagagagagagagagagagagagagacagggagagtgtgCGAGAGCTAGTCATGTTTAATTGAGTGAGCTAACGAGCAAGGGAGAGAGATGCAtgtgagacttgatttcacGTCAGTAgtgtaaacatgaattacactcagcagcagatAGGGGGTGCCCAGGAGACCAAAAAAGCCAATTCTTACATTGAATTCCTTTAAGTACACATGTATCCAAATGCCTTCTAAAACATGCTTAAAAACTAATCTAATCCAACTCTAATCTCATCTTGTGAAGAGCATGTGAACTGTGCTTAAGCGGAACAGATATGTGGGAAGATAGAGACTTTCCAACCCCGCCCAAGTCAAGTCTAATGAGACTTTAAGTAACATGGCTCATTTGcaacattaaacaaaagattAAAGAGGGCCTCCACATACTGGCtgaaccacaaaaaaaaataaattaaaaaaaacacagaatatgAGAGTGTATTAAACTCACAAATCAGTGGAAGCTTGATCCCCATCAAGAAGACCATGACTCCTCCAAAGAGAGACATGAGGAGGTAGCTGGCCAGCATcactaaaaacacaaacagtgtGGGGTTCTCCTTTTTAAAGTTGTTGATGGCTGCCTTGTTGTCCCCGACCCACAGAAATCCAAGGAACACTGACACCACCACCGCAGCTCCAGTGAACATCCCCAGAGGATTCATAAACCTGAGGACAGATGGAAATTTAGAGACACAATTCAGTGTGAATTTGACAACGGGGACATCTACTGGCCAAAGGCTGCTAGCAATTAGTTGCTTgaggaaaaaatacaaaaatcagATTTGCTCTCAGTGGTGAGGATATGAACCAAAAGTGGTGTACATTCCTTGGGACACTGGAGGGAGTCACCTCCACCAACACTAATGTGCAGATCCTGCAGGCTCACCACACTTTAGTTATTAGGCAAGGACGAGACTAGAGGAACAGATTAAGCTCTAGTCTAGTCTGATTTGAAGATGGAGACGATGAGGCATTGGAGTCACGCTCCACGCTTTTTGAGGAAATGCCCTGGCCTCAGTTCAAATTCTCATCCAAAAGACAGCGCCATTTGTTCAGGACGGTGTCCCTATCACAGGACTCAGTAActgggatccacacagaccagAGGGACAGTGCCCACTGTTGGTCCCACCTATACATATACTATGAAATATCAGGCAGTGTATTTATGCTCATGTGCCTTTACTATTTAGTTCCAAATAGCTATAACCAGGGCCTGGCCAGTGAGTTCAGGCTCCCACTGCTCACTCATACTCTGTTAgaatttagacatttatatttCTTCCCATGTCATTATTGAATAGCACATCTCAGGATGTAATGAGCTTGGGATGAAGGCAGTTAAAGAAAGACCAAAGGCTGGTGTTTTGAAATTAGTTGAAAATGTaatcaacaacaaaataaagaagtgaattcaaataaatttataaaatattaagctGATATTTACAGTCGAATAGAAAACACTGCAGATTAGATTTGTTTGCAAATCATTCTGCTTGAAATTTGCCAGCAGCTGGACATCCTTCACAGCCCCCTCTACCCCAGAGGATCAGGCATTAGAGCAGACAGCAGCTCCTAGCAACCATGTGTCATCGGGGTTAAAACGGCACCGCGCCTGGATAAATTTAGATCCTACAATTATCTAATGCTTCCAAAATGGGAAGAAATGTTAGAACAATCCAACACTCGGCCTAATACATCACACAGTTGTGGGAGCACTTTCAGATGTTTGTTTGTCTCAGTCCTGTGCATGAGACGTGATACAGAGAAGTCAAAGTTCATATTTAGGGCAAGCACAGCACAAACAAACAGCTTTTATAATCTCCATTGAAAAGCACTAATCAATAGAATTGGggtgaggggggtggggggggagtggagcagatgcacatgagcctaaagtctCCATGGCCAATGCCAAGTTGGCTACAGGAGTATAAACAAACCAGTAAGATATAGAatggctattattattattattatatttaaaatcttATTTTCACGCTCTAGACTAAAAGTAAAGATTTTTGTCATTCTCACTGGAGTCTGGGTCTTCTTTGGCGAGACTGAGAAATGGGAGGAAACACCTGCACTACTTCTGtagcattttctgctttactttttaattttatttttcataaaactTAAGCATATTGCGCGTGTGGTTATATAAGTGTTATATAAAACAGCCTACATGACTTTATAAAAAGAGCCAAAccttataataaaaaaacaaagttaaacAAACAGCACAGTCGAACCGGATGTAGGAGAAGCACAAATGAACACAGCTGTGGATCGAAAGGAGGAGTGTTCAGTTTCTCAGATTAAACACTTCATACAGAATGTCAGTTCACAATGTATCACACCCTGACACTCACCCCACGACGAGAAACACCAGCACGGCCAGGGTCAGGTAGTTGGTTTGGTAATACAGCAGGTTACTGACGACTCTGTTGTTCCATTTCTGTAAGTCTTTAAGATCCGGCTTAGAAAAGCGCTCAGACCCCGGGAAGAAATCATCCCACGATCTTAAAGGACTCAGCTCCACCTTCGCCATTAGAAATCACCCTGATCTGAACCCCAACTCCAACTCCAACTCCAACTAAACCAGAGCCTAAACACAGTCCGTCCACCAGACGCTCAGACGTGGAGCGGGTGTCCGGCAAATCTCGCGATACAACGTAAGTTAAAGAGTGAGTCTCCCGGAAGTCTCGCGATAGGAAAACAGCCCGAGGGGGTGAATAGCTCACTGGAGATCATCATATCTTTTAAAGAAGAGGGAGAAGTGTTACTTTATTAACCCCTTTGGGAAATTGAGTATTTGCATTTAACACATCCgtgaaacacacatgcacacaca from Hoplias malabaricus isolate fHopMal1 chromosome 3, fHopMal1.hap1, whole genome shotgun sequence carries:
- the arl6ip5a gene encoding ADP-ribosylation factor-like 6 interacting protein 5a translates to MAKVELSPLRSWDDFFPGSERFSKPDLKDLQKWNNRVVSNLLYYQTNYLTLAVLVFLVVGFMNPLGMFTGAAVVVSVFLGFLWVGDNKAAINNFKKENPTLFVFLVMLASYLLMSLFGGVMVFLMGIKLPLILIFAHASLRLRNMKNKLENKMESAGLKKTPMGILLEALGQQEENLSKIQDFLENKLKE